One Oryza glaberrima chromosome 10, OglaRS2, whole genome shotgun sequence DNA segment encodes these proteins:
- the LOC127753449 gene encoding cytochrome P450 89A2-like yields MDNLVILAGVLLLPLLFLLRNAASSRRRRLPPGPPAVPLFGNLLWLRHSAADVEPLLLTLFKKYGPVVTLRIGSRLSIFVADRHLAHAALIAAGAKLADRPQAATSTLLGVSDNIITRANYGAMWRLLRRNLVSQTLQQSRVDQFAPARVWVRRVLMEKLRGSGEAAPNVMEAFQYTMFCLLVLMCFGERLDEPAVRDIEVAERAWLLYISRRMSVFFFFPWITKHLFRGRLEAAHALRRRQKELFVPLIEARREYKRLASQGLPPARETTFQHSYVDTLLDVKIPEEGNRALTDDEIVTLCSEFLNAGTDTTSTGLQWIMAELVKNPAVQEKLYAEINATCGGDDELLERNVRDKDNKMPYLNAVVKEGLRKHPPGHFVLPHKAAEDMDVGGYLIPKGATVNFMVAEIGRDEREWENPMQFMPERFLDGGHGAGVDMHGTKGIKMMPFGVGRRICAGLNIAMLHLEYFVGSMVMEFEWKEVEGLEVEFAEKREFTTVMAKPLRPRLVPRRS; encoded by the coding sequence ATGGATAACCTGGTCAtcctcgccggcgtcctcctcctacCGCTCCTCTTCCTGCTCCGCAATGCGGCATCGTccaggcggcgccgcctcccgcccggcCCGCCGGCGGTGCCGCTGTTCGGCAACCTGCTGTGGCTGCGGCACTCGGCGGCCGACGTCGAGCCTCTGCTGCTGACGCTGTTCAAGAAGTACGGCCCCGTCGTGACGCTCCGGATCGGGTCGCGGCTGTCCATCTTCGTGGCGGATCGGCACCTGGCGCACGCGGCGctcatcgccgccggcgcgaaGCTGGCCGACCGGCCGCAGGCCGCCACCAGCACGCTCCTCGGCGTCAGCGACAACATCATCACCCGCGCCAACTACGGCGCCATGTGGCGGCTGCTCCGCCGCAACCTCGTGTCGCAGACGCTGCAGCAGTCGCGCGTCGACCAGTTCGCGCCGGCGCGCGTCTGGGTGCGCCGCGTGCTCATGGAGAAGCTGCGGggctccggcgaggcggcgcccaACGTCATGGAGGCGTTCCAGTACACCATGTTCTGCCTCCTCGTGCTCATGTGCTTCGGCGAGCGCCTCGACGAGCCCGCCGTGCGCGACATCGAGGTGGCCGAGCGCGCGTGGCTGCTCTACATCTCGAGGAGGATGagcgtcttcttcttcttcccgtgGATCACCAAGCACCTCTTCCGCGGCCGCCTCGAGGCCGCGCACGCCCTGCGCCGGCGCCAGAAGGAGCTCTTCGTGCCGCTGATCGAGGCTCGCCGGGAGTACAAGAGGCTCGCCAGCCAGGGCCTCCCGCCGGCGAGGGAGACGACGTTCCAGCACTCGTACGTGGACACGCTCCTCGACGTCAAGATCCCCGAGGAGGGCAACCGCGCCCTCACCGACGACGAGATCGTCACGCTCTGCTCCGAGTTCCTCAACGCCGGCACCGACACCACCTCCACCGGGCTACAATGGATCATGGCCGAGCTGGTCAAGAACCCGGCCGTGCAGGAGAAGCTCTACGCCGAGATCAACGCcacctgcggcggcgacgacgagctcctgGAGCGGAACGTGAGGGACAAGGACAACAAGATGCCGTACCTCAACGCCGTGGTCAAGGAAGGCCTGCGCAAGCACCCGCCGGGCCACTTCGTGCTGCCGCACaaggcggcggaggacatgGACGTCGGCGGGTACCTCATCCCCAAGGGCGCCACGGTGAACTTCATGGTGGCCGAGATCGGGAGGGACGAGAGAGAATGGGAGAACCCAATGCAGTTCATGCCGGAGAGGTTCTTggacggcggccatggcgccggCGTCGACATGCACGGGACCAAGGGCATCAAGATGATGCCGTTCGGCGTCGGGCGGAGGATCTGCGCCGGGCTCAACATCGCCATGCTCCACCTCGAATACTTCGTGGGATCCATGGTGATGGAGTTCGAGTGGAAGGAGGTGGAGGGGCTCGAGGTGGAGTTCGCCGAGAAGCGGGAGTTCACCACCGTCATGGCCAAGCCGCTGCGCCCACGCCTCGTGCCCAGGAGGAGTTAG
- the LOC127785708 gene encoding glycine cleavage system H protein, mitochondrial isoform X2, with translation MALRLWASSAANALKISCSGATRAAPAYSISRYFSTVLDGLKYSSSHEWVKNDGSVATIGITDHAQGHLGEVVFVELPEAGAKVSQGGAFGNVESVKATSDINSPISGEVVEVNDKLSETPGLINSSPYEDGWMIKVKPSSPSELDALLDPAKYTKHCEEEDAH, from the exons ATGGCTCTGAGGCTGTGGGCTAGCTCAGCTGCCAATGCCCTCAAGATCTCATGCAGTGGAGCCACCAGGGCTGCACCTGCCTACTCAATCTCCAGATACTTCTCCACTG TTCTTGATGGGTTGAAGTACAGCTCCTCTCATGAGTGGGTCAAGAATGATGGCTCTGTGGCCACAATTGGAATTACAGACCATGCTCAG GGCCATCTGGGAGAGGTGGTGTTCGTGGAGCTGCCGGAGGCGGGGGCGAAGGTGAGCCAGGGAGGTGCATTCGGCAACGTGGAGAGTGTGAAGGCCACCAGCGACATCAACTCCCCCATCTCCGGTGAGGTCGTCGAGGTTAACGACAAGCTCTCTGAGACACCCGGCCTG ATTAACTCAAGCCCGTACGAGGACGGGTGGATGATCAAGGTGAAGCCGAGCAGCCCGTCGGAGCTGGACGCCCTGCTGGACCCGGCCAAGTACACCAAGCActgcgaggaggaagacgctCACTAG
- the LOC127785708 gene encoding glycine cleavage system H protein, mitochondrial isoform X1, whose amino-acid sequence MALRLWASSAANALKISCSGATRAAPAYSISRYFSTVLDGLKYSSSHEWVKNDGSVATIGITDHAQVYSQGHLGEVVFVELPEAGAKVSQGGAFGNVESVKATSDINSPISGEVVEVNDKLSETPGLINSSPYEDGWMIKVKPSSPSELDALLDPAKYTKHCEEEDAH is encoded by the exons ATGGCTCTGAGGCTGTGGGCTAGCTCAGCTGCCAATGCCCTCAAGATCTCATGCAGTGGAGCCACCAGGGCTGCACCTGCCTACTCAATCTCCAGATACTTCTCCACTG TTCTTGATGGGTTGAAGTACAGCTCCTCTCATGAGTGGGTCAAGAATGATGGCTCTGTGGCCACAATTGGAATTACAGACCATGCTCAG GTATACTCGCAGGGCCATCTGGGAGAGGTGGTGTTCGTGGAGCTGCCGGAGGCGGGGGCGAAGGTGAGCCAGGGAGGTGCATTCGGCAACGTGGAGAGTGTGAAGGCCACCAGCGACATCAACTCCCCCATCTCCGGTGAGGTCGTCGAGGTTAACGACAAGCTCTCTGAGACACCCGGCCTG ATTAACTCAAGCCCGTACGAGGACGGGTGGATGATCAAGGTGAAGCCGAGCAGCCCGTCGGAGCTGGACGCCCTGCTGGACCCGGCCAAGTACACCAAGCActgcgaggaggaagacgctCACTAG
- the LOC127752917 gene encoding cytochrome P450 89A2-like, whose translation MDNLYLILGAILAAAVVVPFILFRGNGGKRGRRLPPGPPAVPLLGSVVLLTKALTDVEPELLLQRLIARYGPIVSLRMGTRVSVFVADRRLAHAALVEGGAALADRPGVPASRLLGENDNIITRAGYGPVWRLLRRNLVSETLHPSRARLFAPARYWVHRVIVDKLAASGQAPHDVVDTLQYAMFCLLVNMCFGERLDEATVRAVEDAQRDLLIYITSQMAVFAYFPAITKHLFRGRLEKIYALRRRQRELFMPLINARREYKKHGGGEKTTNKETTLEHSYVDTLLDIKLPEDGNRALTDDEIIKLCSEFLNAGTDTTSTALQWIMAELVKNPSIQSKLHDEITAKTGDDQPEVTEEDVHGMPYLRAVVLEGLRKHPPGHFVLPHRAAEDVEVGGYLIPKGATVNFMVAEIGRDEREWAKPMEFIPERFLPGGDGEGVDVTGSKGIRMMPFGVGRRICAGLSFAMHHLEYFVANMVREFEWKEVAGDEVEFAEKREFTTVMAKPLRARLVPRRTT comes from the coding sequence ATGGACAACTTGTACTTGATCCTCGGAGcaatcctcgccgccgccgtcgtcgtcccgtTCATTCTGTTCCGCGGCAATGGCGGcaagcgcggccgccgcctcccgcccggcCCGCCGGCGGTGCCGTTGCTCGGCAGCGTCGTGCTGCTGACCAAGGCGCTGACCGACGTCGAGCCGGAGCTGCTCCTCCAGAGGCTGATCGCTCGGTACGGCCCCATCGTGTCGCTGCGCATGGGGACGCGGGTGTCCGTcttcgtcgccgaccgccgcctcgcgcacgcggcgctcgtcgagggcggcgccgcgctgGCCGACCGCCCCGGCGTGCCGGCGAGCAGGCTCCTCGGCGAGAACGACAACATCATCACGCGCGCCGGGTACGGGCCCGTgtggcgcctcctccgccgcaaccTCGTCTCCGAGACGCTGCACCCGTCGCGCGCCCGCCTGTTCGCGCCGGCGCGCTACTGGGTGCACCGCGTCATCGTCGACAAGCTGGCGGCGTCCGGCCAGGCCCCGCACGACGTCGTGGACACGCTCCAGTACGCCATGTTCTGCCTCCTCGTGAACATGTGCTTCGGCGAGCGCCTCGACGAGGCCACGGTGCGCGCCGTCGAGGACGCCCAGCGCGACCTGCTCATCTACATCACGAGCCAGATGGCCGTCTTCGCCTACTTCCCGGCCATCACCAAGCACCTCTTCCGCGGCCGCCTCGAGAAGATCtacgccctccgccgccggcagagGGAGCTCTTCATGCCACTGATCAACGCGCGCCGGGAGTACAAgaaacacggcggcggcgagaagacGACGAACAAAGAGACCACGCTCGAGCACTCGTACGTCGACACGCTGCTCGACATCAAGCTCCCCGAGGACGGCAACCGCGCGCTCACCGACGATGAGATCATCAAGCTCTGCTCCGAGTTCCTCAACGCCGGCACGGACACGACGTCCACCGCGCTGCAGTGGATCATGGCCGAGCTGGTCAAGAACCCATCCATCCAATCCAAGCTCCACGACGAGATCACGGCGAAGACCGGCGACGACCAGCCGGAGGTCACCGAGGAGGACGTCCACGGCATGCCGTACCTGAGGGCGGTGGTCCTGGAGGGACTCCGGAAGCACCCGCCGGGGCACTTCGTGCTGCCGCATagggcggcggaggacgtgGAGGTCGGCGGCTACCTCATCCCCAAGGGCGCGACGGTGAACTTCATGGTGGCCGAGATCGGGAGGGACGAGCGGGAGTGGGCGAAGCCAATGGAGTTCATCCCGGAGCGgttcctccccggcggcgacggcgagggggtggacgtGACGGGCAGCAAGGGGATCCGCATGATGCCGTTCGGCGTCGGGCGGAGGATCTGCGCGGGGCTCAGCTTCGCCATGCACCACCTGGAGTACTTCGTGGCAAACATGGTGAGGGAGTTCGAGTggaaggaggtcgccggcgacgaggtggagTTCGCCGAGAAGCGGGAGTTCACCACCGTCATGGCCAAGCCGCTCCGCGCGCGCCTCGTGCCCAGGAGGACGACGTAG
- the LOC127753451 gene encoding LOW QUALITY PROTEIN: cytochrome P450 89A2-like (The sequence of the model RefSeq protein was modified relative to this genomic sequence to represent the inferred CDS: deleted 2 bases in 2 codons) produces the protein MDAWQRFVPAIVILLPLLRLILFRRGDDGRRGRLPPGPPAVPLLGSTVWLTNSLYDAEPVVQRLMSRHGPVVSLRFGSQLLVFVADRRLAHAALVESGASLADRPSQAASARLVGEGDTMISRASYGPVWCLLRRNLVADTLHPSRLTDDELVMLCSEFLVAGTDSTSAALQWIMAELVKNPSIQSKLYEEIKFKTGGGGRHEVSEEDVHDMPYLKAVVLEGLRKHPPAHMLLPHKAAEDMDVGGYLIPKGTIVNFMVAEMGRDEKEWEKPMEFMPERFLRPCGDGERVDITGNKGIRMMPFGVGRRICPGLGIAMLHLEYFVANMVREFEWKEVAGDEVDFAEKREFNTVMAKPLRVRLVPRST, from the exons ATGGATGCCTGGCAGCGGTTCGTCCCCGCGatcgtcatcctcctccccttgctcCGG CTCATCCTCttccgccgcggcgacgacgggagacgcggccgcctcccgccgggTCCTCCGGCCGTGCCGTTGCTCGGGAGCACGGTGTGGCTGACCAACTCGTTGTACGACGCCGAGCCCGTCGTCCAGCGCCTGATGTCGCGCCACGGCCCCGTCGTCTCCCTTCGCTTCGGCTCCCAGCTGCTCGTcttcgtcgccgaccgccgcctcgcgcacGCGGCGCTCGTCGAGAGCGGGGCCTCCCTGGCCGATCGCCCCAGCCAGGCCGCCTCGGCCAGGCTCGTCGGCGAGGGCGACACCATGATCTCGCGCGCGAGCTACGGGCCCGTGTGGTGCCTCCTGCGGCGCAACCTCGTCGCCGATACGCTGCACCCGTCGCGC CTCACCGACGACGAGCTGGTTATGCTCTGCTCCGAGTTCCTCGTAGCCGGCACGGACAGCACGTCCGCCGCGCTGCAATGGATCATGGCCGAGCTGGTCAAGAACCCATCCATCCAATCAAAGCTCTACGAGGAGATCAAGTTcaagaccggcggcggcggccggcacgaGGTCTCCGAGGAGGACGTCCACGACATGCCGTACCTGAAGGCGGTGGTGCTCGAAGGCCTCCGGAAGCACCCACCGGCGCACATGTTGCTACCTCACaaggcggcggaggacatgGACGTCGGCGGGTACCTCATCCCCAAGGGCACCATAGTGAACTTCATGGTGGCCGAGATGGGCAGGGACGAGAAAGAATGGGAGAAGCCAATGGAGTTCATGCCGGAGCGGTTCCTTCGTCCGtgtggcgacggcgagcgagtGGACATTACCGGCAACAAGGGGATCCGCATGATGCCGTTCGGCGTCGGGCGGCGGATTTGTCCCGGGCTCGGCATCGCCATGCTTCACCTGGAGTACTTCGTGGCCAACATGGTGAGGGAGTTCGAGTGGaaggaggtggccggcgacgaggtggacTTCGCCGAGAAGCGGGAGTTCAACACCGTCATGGCCAAGCCGCTGCGCGTGCGCCTTGTGCCCCGGAGTACCTAG
- the LOC127753448 gene encoding cytochrome P450 89A2-like, whose amino-acid sequence MDTWHVTVAAILVLIPFLRLILSRRGGRGGGKRGRLPPGPPAVPLLGSTVWLTNSLADAEPLLRRLIARHGPVVSLRVASRLLVFVADRRLAHAALVEKGASLADRPAMASTRLLGESDNLISRAGYGPVWRLLRRNLVAETLHPSRVRLFAPARAWVRRVLVEKLRDENGDAAAPRAVVETFQYAMFCLLVLMCFGERLDEDAVRAIAVAQRDALLYLSSKMPVFAFFPAVTKHLFRGRLQKAHALRRRQMELFVPLINARREYKKRQGGADGEPKKETTFEHSYVDTLLDIKLPDDGNRPLTDDEMVNLCSEFLNAGTDTTSTALQWIMAELVKNPSIQAKLHDEIKSKTGGGGGQREVSEEDIHDMPYLKAVVLEGLRKHPPGHMVLPHRATEDMEIGGYLIPKGATVNFMVAEMGRDEKEWEKPMEFMPERFLAGGDGEGVDVTGSREIRMMPFGVGRRICAGLGVAMLHVEYFVANMVSEFEWKEVAGDEVDFAEKIEFTTVMAKPLRARLVPRRA is encoded by the coding sequence ATGGACACGTGGCACGTCACCGTCGCTGCAATCCTTGtcctcatccccttcctccggctcatcctctcccgccgcggcggccgcggcggcgggaagcgcggccgcctcccgccgggTCCTCCGGCCGTGCCGTTGCTCGGGAGCACGGTGTGGCTGACCAATTCGCTGGCCGACGCCGAGCCCCTCCTCCGGCGCCTCATCGCGCGGCACGGCCCCGTCGTCTCCCTCCGCGTCGCGTCCAGGCTGCTCGTcttcgtcgccgaccgccgcctcgcgcacGCGGCGCTCGTCGAGAAGGGGGCGTCCCTGGCCGATCGCCCCGCCATGGCGTCGACGAGGCTGCTCGGCGAGAGCGACAACCTCATCTCGCGGGCCGGATACGGGCCCGTGTGGCGCCTCCTGCGGCGCAACCTCGTCGCCGAGACGCTGCACCCGTCGCGCGTGCGGCTGTtcgcgccggcgcgcgcgtgggTGCGGCGCGTGCTCGTCGAGAAGCTGCGGGACGAgaacggcgacgcggcggcgccacgcgcCGTCGTGGAGACGTTCCAGTACGCCATGTTCTGCCTCCTGGTGCTCATGTGCTTCGGCGAGCGGCTCGACGAGGACGCGGTGCGCGCGATCGCCGTCGCGCAGCGGGACGCGCTCCTCTACCTGTCGAGCAAGATGCCCGTCTTCGCCTTCTTCCCAGCGGTCACCAAGCACCTCTTCCGCGGGCGCCTCCAGAAGGCGCACGCACTCCGCCGGCGGCAGATGGAGCTGTTCGTGCCGCTGATCAACGCGCGGCGAGAGTACAAGAAACGgcagggcggcgccgacggcgagccGAAGAAGGAGACCACGTTCGAGCACTCGTACGTCGACACCCTCCTCGACATCAAGCTCCCCGACGACGGCAACCGCCCGCTCACCGACGACGAGATGGTCAACCTCTGCTCCGAGTTCCTCAACGCCGGCACGGACACGACGTCCACCGCGCTGCAGTGGATCATGGCCGAGCTGGTCAAGAACCCATCCATCCAAGCAAAGCTCCACGACGAGATCAAATCcaagaccggcggcggcggcggccagcgcgaGGTCTCCGAGGAGGACATTCACGACATGCCGTACCTGAAGGCGGTGGTGCTCGAGGGCCTCCGGAAGCACCCACCGGGGCACATGGTGCTCCCTCACAGGGCGACGGAGGACATGGAGATCGGCGGGTACCTCATCCCCAAGGGCGCCACGGTGAACTTCATGGTGGCCGAGATGGGAAGGGACGAGAAAGAATGGGAGAAGCCAATGGAGTTCATGCCGGAGAggttcctcgccggcggcgacggcgagggggtcGACGTCACAGGCAGCAGGGAGATCCGGATGATGCCGTTCGGCGTTGGGCGGAGGATTTGCGCCGGGCTCGGCGTCGCCATGCTACATGTCGAGTACTTCGTGGCGAACATGGTGAGCGAGTTCGAGTggaaggaggtcgccggcgacgaggtggacTTCGCCGAGAAGATCGAGTTCACAACCGTCATGGCGAAGCCGCTGCGCGCTCGCCTCGTGCCCAGAAGGGCCTAG